Proteins co-encoded in one Roseiconus lacunae genomic window:
- a CDS encoding arylsulfatase, whose translation MSLARDGLAESPGHPNVIVVMTDDQGYGEFSFNGNPVIETPSIDQLASQSVRLTDFHVAPMCTPTRGQLMSGLDAFRNAAINVSSGRTLLNADLKTMANVFDEAGYSTGIFGKWHLGDNYPFRPEDRGFDEALWFPSSHVNSVPDFWDNDYFADTYIRNGQRQKYAGYCTDVFFDEAINWMGKQADSEQPFFTYIALNSAHWPWFVPEKYRQTVRATIENNPDFAKSFADRPQLRDNLISFLAMGANIDDNVGKLNRFLDDQGLTKNTIVVFLTDNGSTFGHQYFNAGMRGHKTQLWEGGHRVPCLIRWPDVLRPRDVDDLTHVQDLLPTLADLADADSHLPSRLDGISLKARLTGQSASLPDRMLVINYSRMPSFRVTYTDKNPAIPVRNGAAVLWKKWRFLENRRLYDIDADPHQDRNIAADHPDVVAKLRKHLNAWWDEVKDDVLTPQRVIIGHPSDNPTLLTACEWLDVFVDQQVQIRRGVRKNGTWYLSVDRDGSYAFELRRWPRESGLKLEDSVAVTKVTDGEFPAGVSLPISKARLQIGSYDHTQAPNADEQAFTFNVELKAGPTEMKTWMIDGQGNEICGAYYVYVRRLSE comes from the coding sequence ATGTCGCTGGCCAGGGATGGGCTTGCAGAATCACCGGGTCATCCGAACGTGATCGTCGTGATGACCGATGACCAGGGGTACGGCGAGTTCTCGTTCAATGGTAACCCCGTCATCGAGACGCCATCGATCGATCAACTGGCCAGCCAAAGCGTGCGATTGACGGACTTTCATGTCGCGCCAATGTGTACCCCGACTCGTGGCCAATTGATGTCCGGTTTAGATGCGTTTCGCAATGCCGCGATCAACGTCAGTAGCGGCCGAACGTTGCTAAACGCGGACTTGAAAACGATGGCGAATGTCTTTGACGAAGCGGGTTACTCGACAGGTATTTTTGGCAAATGGCATCTCGGAGATAACTACCCGTTTCGTCCGGAAGATCGTGGCTTCGACGAAGCCCTCTGGTTTCCTTCGTCGCATGTCAATAGCGTCCCAGATTTCTGGGATAACGACTACTTCGCCGACACCTACATTCGAAACGGGCAACGACAAAAGTACGCGGGCTATTGCACGGACGTGTTCTTCGATGAAGCGATCAACTGGATGGGCAAGCAGGCCGATAGCGAGCAGCCGTTCTTTACCTACATCGCGCTTAATTCTGCTCATTGGCCTTGGTTTGTCCCGGAGAAATACCGCCAAACGGTCCGGGCGACGATTGAAAACAATCCAGACTTTGCCAAATCGTTTGCCGACCGTCCGCAATTGCGTGATAACCTGATTAGCTTCTTGGCGATGGGGGCAAACATCGATGACAACGTTGGGAAACTAAACCGATTCCTCGACGACCAAGGGCTCACGAAAAATACGATCGTTGTTTTTCTGACCGACAACGGAAGCACCTTTGGACACCAATACTTCAACGCTGGAATGCGAGGCCACAAGACACAGCTCTGGGAAGGCGGACACCGAGTTCCATGCCTGATCCGCTGGCCCGACGTTTTACGACCAAGAGATGTCGATGACCTGACGCACGTTCAAGATCTGCTTCCGACCCTGGCTGACCTTGCCGATGCCGATTCACATCTTCCTTCGCGACTGGACGGAATCAGCCTGAAAGCACGATTGACCGGTCAGTCGGCGTCGTTGCCGGATCGGATGCTGGTGATCAACTACAGCCGAATGCCGTCGTTCCGAGTCACCTACACCGACAAGAACCCAGCGATCCCGGTTCGCAATGGGGCTGCCGTCTTGTGGAAAAAATGGCGATTCTTGGAGAACCGGCGGCTTTACGATATCGACGCTGATCCCCACCAGGATCGGAACATCGCAGCCGACCATCCGGATGTTGTGGCAAAGCTTCGCAAACATTTGAATGCGTGGTGGGACGAGGTCAAAGACGACGTGTTGACCCCACAGCGAGTCATCATCGGGCATCCGTCCGACAACCCAACGCTTCTAACCGCTTGCGAGTGGCTGGACGTATTCGTCGATCAACAAGTTCAGATTCGTCGCGGCGTCCGTAAGAACGGCACATGGTATTTGAGCGTCGATCGTGATGGTAGCTACGCATTTGAACTACGTCGCTGGCCGCGCGAGTCAGGGTTGAAACTCGAGGACTCCGTCGCCGTTACCAAAGTTACCGATGGTGAATTCCCCGCCGGCGTTTCGTTACCCATTTCGAAAGCGCGACTGCAAATCGGCAGCTACGATCATACCCAAGCTCCCAATGCGGACGAACAAGCCTTCACATTCAACGTTGAACTGAAAGCCGGTCCGACAGAGATGAAGACCTGGATGATCGACGGCCAGGGTAACGAAATTTGTGGCGCCTACTACGTTTACGTTCGACGCCTTTCAGAGTGA
- a CDS encoding DUF1559 domain-containing protein has product MRFFKLWAGVCAGIATVIGGASVAFAQTSASKLSASYIPADAIAVAFASPADLLAREDLAMLPIEVLQAAALKEVGVDPMKVASIKLVSGMPSPAGPVGGAVIEMTEPFDLENLNAQIRSEFEAVTIDGKSMYRSFNKRPEAIAYQPNPQTVLIGVGGYLSSMLDAAEGSSGQLATLTGRMSKRPGVTVVTVFGQIRSMLTPMLKQQQGMLPPQLHGLTDLFEQTDALLINVDYSLVGGKIAITLVGRDEASAQSVAQTLNQSVDFAKTMIISQMENNLQADDPVQQATLQYVKRVGEKVSEGLRPNVNGKLVQISDDGSLASIGVMTGLLLPAVQSARSAARRMNSSNNLKQIGLAFHNYHSAYRKLPYNTIKDDAGKDLLSWRVAILPFIEEQALYQQFNLKEPWDSPQNMAAAKQMPEIFKHPGMVLPPGQTIYQVPVGPGLMFEEGTERQFRDVLDGLSNTVMVVEASPDAAVPWTKPADLNVDPSMPLADVGGRGGRGVFQVLLGDGAVRTITRTIDENMFRSLLTRANGEVINEF; this is encoded by the coding sequence ATGCGATTTTTTAAATTATGGGCCGGCGTGTGTGCCGGCATTGCCACGGTCATCGGCGGAGCTTCGGTGGCTTTCGCCCAAACATCAGCGAGCAAACTGTCGGCCAGCTACATCCCGGCGGATGCAATCGCGGTCGCTTTTGCTTCACCGGCAGATCTGTTGGCTCGCGAAGACTTAGCGATGCTTCCAATCGAGGTGCTGCAAGCGGCGGCACTCAAAGAAGTCGGCGTTGATCCGATGAAGGTCGCTTCGATCAAGCTTGTCTCCGGCATGCCATCACCGGCAGGCCCGGTCGGTGGCGCGGTGATCGAGATGACCGAGCCATTTGACCTCGAGAACTTGAACGCTCAAATCCGGTCGGAGTTCGAAGCCGTCACGATCGACGGAAAGTCGATGTACCGGTCGTTCAACAAACGCCCCGAAGCGATCGCTTATCAGCCGAATCCGCAAACTGTTCTGATCGGTGTCGGCGGCTACCTCTCTTCGATGCTCGATGCCGCCGAAGGTTCTTCAGGTCAGCTAGCGACTTTGACCGGCCGAATGTCCAAACGCCCCGGTGTCACCGTGGTCACCGTGTTTGGCCAAATCCGCAGCATGCTGACCCCAATGCTAAAGCAACAACAAGGCATGCTACCACCACAATTGCATGGACTGACGGACTTGTTCGAGCAAACCGACGCGTTGTTGATCAACGTCGACTACTCCCTGGTCGGCGGCAAAATCGCGATCACGCTGGTCGGCCGCGACGAGGCATCTGCTCAATCGGTCGCCCAGACGCTCAATCAATCGGTCGACTTTGCCAAGACCATGATCATCAGCCAAATGGAAAACAATCTGCAGGCCGATGATCCAGTCCAACAGGCGACACTCCAGTATGTCAAACGCGTTGGCGAAAAAGTCAGTGAAGGATTGCGGCCGAACGTCAATGGAAAGTTGGTTCAGATCAGTGACGACGGTTCGCTTGCGAGTATCGGTGTCATGACCGGACTGCTGCTTCCAGCCGTCCAATCGGCTCGTTCCGCGGCGCGGCGAATGAACAGTTCGAATAACCTCAAGCAGATCGGCTTGGCCTTCCACAACTATCACTCCGCCTACCGAAAGCTCCCTTACAACACGATCAAAGATGACGCTGGTAAGGACCTGCTTAGTTGGCGTGTCGCAATCCTGCCTTTCATCGAAGAACAGGCACTTTACCAACAGTTCAACCTGAAGGAGCCTTGGGACAGCCCGCAAAATATGGCCGCTGCCAAACAGATGCCAGAAATTTTCAAGCATCCCGGAATGGTACTGCCTCCCGGACAGACGATCTACCAAGTCCCCGTTGGACCGGGGTTGATGTTCGAAGAAGGAACGGAGCGACAGTTCCGCGATGTCCTCGATGGACTTTCCAACACCGTGATGGTCGTCGAAGCCAGCCCCGATGCGGCCGTCCCATGGACCAAACCGGCGGACCTGAATGTTGACCCCAGTATGCCGCTGGCCGATGTCGGTGGCCGAGGAGGCCGGGGGGTCTTTCAAGTGCTGCTCGGCGATGGCGCGGTCCGCACGATCACGCGAACCATTGATGAAAACATGTTCCGGTCGCTACTGACCAGAGCGAACGGCGAAGTCATCAACGAATTTTAG